From the genome of Nomia melanderi isolate GNS246 chromosome 14, iyNomMela1, whole genome shotgun sequence, one region includes:
- the Tom7 gene encoding translocase of outer membrane 7, giving the protein MSFANISKKMALSPSTKQKIAIVLDVSKVIFHWGFIPTILFLGFRKGADPGMPELNLMNLLWQ; this is encoded by the exons ATGAGttttgcaaatatttctaaaaaaatggCGTTGAGTCCGAgcacaaaacaaaaaattgcaATTGTTTTAGACGTGAGCAAAGTCATATTTCATTGGGGCTTTATTCCTACGATATTATTTTTAG gaTTCAGAAAAGGAGCTGATCCAGGCATGCCAGAATTAAATCTCATGAA CTTACTGTGGCAATAA
- the Cul1 gene encoding cullin 1 yields the protein MSGYRGSGGTGSHYGGSSGLRQIDLDQIWGDLREGIEQVYNRQCMSKPRYIELYTHVYDYCTSVHQQVNRPSTKSKKGQISQGGAQLVGLELYKRLRDFLTNYLTSLLKHGVDLMDEDVLQFYTRQWEEYQFSSKVLHGVCAYLNRHWVRRESDEGRKKVYEIYQLALVTWRENLFMHLNKQVTNAVLKLIERERNGETINTRLVSGVINCYVELGLNEEGHNLNVYKDSFENMFLEDTERFYTRESSEFLRQNPVTEYMKKVEQRLLEERKRVHVYLHQTTCEKLAKTCEKVLIEKHLDIFHSEFQNLLNADKNVDLGRMYQLATRIPNALGELRSHLESHIANQGLAAIDKCGEAASNDPKVYVNTTLEIHKKYNALVLVAFNNDSGFVAALDKACGRFINNNSVTRTANSSSKSPELLAKYCDLLLKKSSKNPEEAELEDTLNQVMVVFKYIEDKDVFQKFYSKMLAKRLVQHMSASDDAEASMISKLKQACGFEYTSKLQRMFQDIGVSKDLNEQFKRHLTNSAEPLDIDFSIQVLSSGSWPFLQTFTFSLPTELERSVHRFTTFYSSQHSGRKLSWLYNMSKGELHTNCFKNRYTLQASTFQMAILLQFNGSTVWTIQQLHDATQIKMDFLFQVIQILLKSKLLTSTTDDETELTPMSTVELFTGYKNKKLRVNINIPMKTELKIEQETTHKHIEEDRKLLIQAAIVRIMKMRKVSKHQQLVAEVLNQLSSRFKPRVHIIKKCIDILIEKEYLERTEGQKDTYSYLA from the exons ATGTCAGGGTATAGAGGCAGCGGAGGAACTGGGAGTCATTACGGAGGCTCCTCAGGCCTCAGACAAATAGATTTAGATCAAATCTGGGGAGATCTCCGTGAGGGTATTGAGCAAGTTTATAACAGACAATGTATGTCTAAACCAagatatatagaattatacac ACATGTATATGATTATTGTACAAGTGTTCATCAACAAGTGAATAGACCATCAACTAAAAGCAAGAAAGGACAAATTTCTCAAGGAGGTGCACAGTTAGTTGGTTTGGAATTATATAAACGTTTACGTGACTTTCTTACAAATTATCTCACTAGTTTATTAAAG CACGGTGTAGATTTGATGGACGAAGATGTACTGCAATTCTATACAAGGCAATGGGAAGAGTATCAATTCAGTAGCAAAGTTTTACACGGTGTCTGTGCGTATCTCAATCGCCACTGGGTACGTAGAGAAAGTGATGAGGGACGAAAGAAGGTTTATGAAATTTATCAACTGGCTTTAGTTACATGgagagaaaatttatttatgcatttaaaTAAACAA GTTACAAATGCAGTGCTTAAGTTGATAGAACGAGAACGCAATGGAGAAACAATAAATACACGCTTGGTCAGTGGAGTAATTAATTGTTACGTAGAATTGGGTTTGAACGAGGAAGGGCataatttgaatgtttataaagattcctttgaaaatatgtttcttgaaGATACGGAAAGGTTTTACACTCGTGAAAGTTCAGAATTCCTCAGGCAGAATCCAGTAACAGAATACATGAAGAAG GTAGAACAAAGGCTATTAGAAGAACGAAAACGGGTTCATGTCTACTTGCATCAAACAACTTGTGAAAAATTGGCAAAAACCTGTGAAAAAGTGTTAATTGAAAAGCATTTAGACATATTTCACTCAGAATTTCAAAATCTTTTAAACGCTGACAAAAATGTGGATTTAGGTCGAATGTATCAACTGGCAACAAGAATACCTAATGCTCTTGGTGAACTACGAAGTCATTTAGAAAGTCATATAGCAAATCAAGGTCTTGCAGCTATTGATAAATGCGGCGAAGCTGCGTCTAAT GATCCAAAGGTTTATGTGAATACAACTTTAGAGATTCATAAGAAGTATAATGCTTTAGTACTTGTTGCATTTAATAATGACAGTGGTTTTGTGGCAGCTCTTGATAAGGCTTGTggaagatttattaataataattcagtaaCTAGAACAGCAAATAGTAGTAGTAAATCGCCAGAGTTACTAGCAAAATATTGTGATCTATTGTTGAAAAAAAGTAGTAAAAATCCCGAGGAAGCAGAACTTGAAGATACACTTAATCAAGTT ATGgtagtatttaaatatatcgaAGACAAGGAtgtatttcaaaaattctataGCAAAATGCTGGCAAAACGTTTGGTACAACATATGTCGGCCAGTGATGATGCAGAGGCTTCTATGATCTCGAAATTGAAACAAGCTTGCGGTTTTGAGTACACCTCAAAATTACAACGAATGTTTCAG GATATTGGCGTGTCCAAGGATCTAAACGAGCAATTTAAAAGACACTTGACAAACTCGGCTGAACCATTGGACATAGATTTCAGTATACAAGTGTTATCTTCTGGCTCATGGCCGTTTTTACAAACTTTTACTTTCTCATTACCAACTGAG CTAGAACGATCTGTACATAGGTTTACCACTTTCTATAGTTCTCAGCATAGTGGAAGGAAGTTAAGTTGGTTATACAATATGTCTAAAGGAGAATTACAcacaaattgttttaaaaatag ATACACCTTACAAGCATCTACCTTTCAAATggctattttattacaatttaacgGATCCACAGTATGGACAATACAACAATTGCATGATGCAACGCAAATAAAAATGGACTTTTTGTTCCAA GTCATACAAATACTCTTGAAATCTAAACTGTTAACATCGACTACAGACGATGAAACTGAATTGACTCCAATGTCAACAGTGGAACTTTTCACGGGATATAAAAA caAGAAACTaagagtaaatattaatataccaaTGAAAACGGAATTGAAAATCGAACAAGAAACGACGCATAAACATATAGAGGAAGATAGAAAACTTCTGATACAAGCGGCGATTGTTAGGATTATGAAAATGAGAAAAGTCTCAAAGCATCAGCAACTGGTGGCTGAAGTATTGAATCAGTTAAGCTCTAGGTTCAAGCCAAGAGTACATATTATTAAG AAATGTatagatattttaattgaaaaagaatatcTGGAGCGCACAGAGGGTCAAAAGGACACTTACAGCTACCTGGCATGA
- the LOC116427192 gene encoding testis-expressed protein 9 isoform X1: MMTEDLLVKEKGFRLLNKELEQRANDLMKNIDHVINTYNNECSVSNSKIQYRNVTNKETELPGNSIQRENDNIQVSIKRNTSLPYIFDEVSSKLKVEPQKDHANEACKKENLAHLTIVNLFKSKIDVLQKELQTLHTEYRKKCDICKDLEIEHKKYETRMQNDIESLKDTITKLENINKELHCQSQALNAENLVIKKDLDKLQKQIKVLNQQGNNYSVRLNRSLENNDKLRNALKCSQIEEKELRNQLRKLQDDKKLTVNNLGKQLSEIVQVFKKQMLVIDNLKKQNACLITIGQLRFTKEDFLRLLDQKPECL, from the exons ATG ATGACCGAAGATCTACTGGTTAAAGAAAAGGGATTCCGCCTACTGAATAAAGAACTCGAACAAagagcaaatgatttaatgaaGAACATAGATCACGTTATAAACACTTATAATAACGAGTGTTCGGTTTCGAattcaaaaatacaatatagaaatgtaacgAATAAAGAAACAGAACTACCAGGGAACTCAATACAACGAGAAAATGATAATATTCAAGTTTCAATTAAACGTAATACGTCCTTACCTTATATCTTTGACGAAGTATCCTCAAAATT GAAGGTGGAACCACAAAAGGATCACGCGAACGAAGCgtgtaagaaagaaaatttagcACATTTAAccattgttaatttatttaaatcgaaAATAGATGTATTGCAGAAGGAACTGCAAACATTGCATACCGAATATAGAAAGAAG TGTGATATTTGCAAGGATCTGGAAATTGAACACAAAAAGTATGAAACAAGAATGCAAAATGACATAGAATCATTGAAAGATACAATTACAAAGTTAGAAAACATAAACAAAGAGCTACATTGTCAATCTCAAGCACTGAATGCTGAAAATTTAGTTATAAAAAAg gATTTGGATAAACTCCAAAAACAAATCAAAGTACTGAATCAGCAAGGTAACAATTATAGTGTAAGATTGAACagatcattagaaaataatgataaactAAGAAATGCACTTAAATGCTCTCAAATAGAAGAAAAG GAATTAAGAAATCAACTGAGGAAACTACAGGATGATAAAAAACTGACTGTTAATAATTTGGGAAAACAACTTTCAGAAATAGtacaagtatttaaaaaacaaatgttagttatagataatttaaagaaacaaaat GCATGCTTAATTACTATTGGACAATTAAGATTCACAAAAGAAGATTTTTTGAGATTACTGGATCAAAAACCCGAGTGCTTAtga
- the LOC116427192 gene encoding testis-expressed protein 9 isoform X2: protein MTEDLLVKEKGFRLLNKELEQRANDLMKNIDHVINTYNNECSVSNSKIQYRNVTNKETELPGNSIQRENDNIQVSIKRNTSLPYIFDEVSSKLKVEPQKDHANEACKKENLAHLTIVNLFKSKIDVLQKELQTLHTEYRKKCDICKDLEIEHKKYETRMQNDIESLKDTITKLENINKELHCQSQALNAENLVIKKDLDKLQKQIKVLNQQGNNYSVRLNRSLENNDKLRNALKCSQIEEKELRNQLRKLQDDKKLTVNNLGKQLSEIVQVFKKQMLVIDNLKKQNACLITIGQLRFTKEDFLRLLDQKPECL from the exons ATGACCGAAGATCTACTGGTTAAAGAAAAGGGATTCCGCCTACTGAATAAAGAACTCGAACAAagagcaaatgatttaatgaaGAACATAGATCACGTTATAAACACTTATAATAACGAGTGTTCGGTTTCGAattcaaaaatacaatatagaaatgtaacgAATAAAGAAACAGAACTACCAGGGAACTCAATACAACGAGAAAATGATAATATTCAAGTTTCAATTAAACGTAATACGTCCTTACCTTATATCTTTGACGAAGTATCCTCAAAATT GAAGGTGGAACCACAAAAGGATCACGCGAACGAAGCgtgtaagaaagaaaatttagcACATTTAAccattgttaatttatttaaatcgaaAATAGATGTATTGCAGAAGGAACTGCAAACATTGCATACCGAATATAGAAAGAAG TGTGATATTTGCAAGGATCTGGAAATTGAACACAAAAAGTATGAAACAAGAATGCAAAATGACATAGAATCATTGAAAGATACAATTACAAAGTTAGAAAACATAAACAAAGAGCTACATTGTCAATCTCAAGCACTGAATGCTGAAAATTTAGTTATAAAAAAg gATTTGGATAAACTCCAAAAACAAATCAAAGTACTGAATCAGCAAGGTAACAATTATAGTGTAAGATTGAACagatcattagaaaataatgataaactAAGAAATGCACTTAAATGCTCTCAAATAGAAGAAAAG GAATTAAGAAATCAACTGAGGAAACTACAGGATGATAAAAAACTGACTGTTAATAATTTGGGAAAACAACTTTCAGAAATAGtacaagtatttaaaaaacaaatgttagttatagataatttaaagaaacaaaat GCATGCTTAATTACTATTGGACAATTAAGATTCACAAAAGAAGATTTTTTGAGATTACTGGATCAAAAACCCGAGTGCTTAtga